A stretch of Henckelia pumila isolate YLH828 chromosome 4, ASM3356847v2, whole genome shotgun sequence DNA encodes these proteins:
- the LOC140862980 gene encoding U-box domain-containing protein 35-like isoform X2, translating to MEGKKFNVVEGLDRLPSLSDSVVAVALSGGRKDKYTVKWALEKFVPEQQMHFKLIHVRPKISRIPTPMGNYIPISGVRGDVAAAYRKDIESQVNAKLLPHKKLCTEIEQIESDDVVSAISSEIRQHMIDKLVIGVSSRPFFSRAQILSSKISGGCPSFCTVYAVSKGKLSSVRPSDSKSIKIMRDDGSNASCFTRDSLSSQTESTDQSSSAGSMSQLRSSSLPVQRFQTLNKTSLHNRILSSGIMHSMNSSLTAVDERDDFAYGSDINEVSSQISSGKSSMVGTPSWDQASTSETSAENQANINFELEKLRIELRHVRGMYAMAQGESIEASRKLNELHERHLDEENSLKRVSLKEEELTKLARQEKERYEAAKREAAFVNECAEREAAERKVAEVRASREAKEKENLENALMGSFYQYRRFTWEEVTSATSSFSDNLKLGNGAYGSVYKGSFHHITAAVKILHAKEASRTKQFLQELEILSQIRHPHLLILLGACPDHACLVYEFMENGNLEDRLLKKNNTPPLLWFDRYRIAWEVASALVFLHNSKPNAIVHCDLKPANILLDHNYVSKIGDVGLAAMIIEDSFSMSLNYKDTALVGTLGYIDPEYQRTGQVSPKSDVYALGIVILQLLTAKPAKGLAHIVEVAMDKDRFIEILDQAAGVWPIEETKNLARTALKCTELKGRDRPDLHDQVLPALEELKEVAERARESALPSGTPPPNHFICPILKGIMTDPCVAADGYTYERVAIEMWLEKKNTSPKTHLSLPHKSLTPNYTLLSAIMEWKSGKH from the exons ATGGAGGGGAAAAAATTTAATGTGGTGGAAGGCTTGGACAGATTGCCATCTCTGTCAGATTCAGTTGTTGCAGTAGCTTTGAGTGGAGGTAGAAAAGACAAATATACTGTGAAATGGGCATTGGAGAAATTTGTTCCAGAACAACAGATGCACTTCAAGTTGATACATGTCCGCCCCAAGATATCGAGAATTCCAACGCCAA TGGGAAATTATATTCCTATATCTGGGGTACGAGGTGACGTTGCAGCTGCATATAGAAAGGATATAGAAAGCCAAGTGAATGCGAAGCTTCTTCCTCACAAGAAGTTATGTA CGGAAATTGAGCAAATTGAATCAGATGACGTTGTATCTGCAATATCTTCGGAAATTCGACAACATATGATCGATAAACTTGTGATAGGTGTTTCTTCTCGTCCATTTTTCTCAAG GGCACAAATTTTATCATCAAAAATATCAGGAGGCTGTCCATCTTTTTGCACTGTCTATGCTGTTTCTAAAGGAAAATTGTCATCGGTGCGCCCATCGGATTCAAAATCGATAAAAATCATGAGAGACGATGGTTCCAATGCAAGTTGTTTCACACGTGATTCTTTGAGCTCACAAACAG AGTCGACAGACCAAAGTTCTTCCGCGGGTTCAATGTCTCAGTTGCGTTCATCTTCACTACCAGTGCAGCGTTTTCAAACTTTGAACAAGACCTCTCTTCATAATAGAATACTTTCTAGTGGAATTATGCATTCCATGAATTCATCTCTCACTGCTGTAGATGAGAGAGATGATTTTGCCTATGGTTCAGATATTAATGAAGTATCCAGCCAAATTTCTAGCGGCAAAAGCTCAATGGTAGGCACTCCTTCATGGGATCAAGCTTCAACTTCTGAAACCTCCGCTGAGAATCAG GCCAACATCAATTTTGAGCTAGAAAAATTGAGAATTGAGCTCCGCCATGTCAGAGGAATGTATGCAATGGCCCAGGGCGAATCGATTGAGGCATCTAGGAAg CTTAACGAACTTCACGAACGGCATTTGGACGAAGAAAATTCACTTAAGCGAGTAAGTTTAAAAGAGGAGGAATTAACAAAGTTAGCCAGGCAGGAGAAAGAGAGATACGAAGCTGCTAAAAGAGAAGCTGCTTTTGTTAATGAATGTGCTGAAAGAGAAGCTGCAGAAAGAAAAGTGGCAGAAGTTAGAGCATCACGCGAAGCcaaagaaaaggaaaatctcGAAAATGCCTTGATGGGTTCTTTCTATCAGTACCGAAGATTTACTTGGGAAGAAGTCACATCTGCGACTTCATCATTTTCTGATAATCTTAAGCTTGGGAATGGAGCATATGGAAGTGTGTATAAAGGCAGTTTTCATCACATCACTGCGGCTGTGAAAATTCTCCATGCCAAGGAAGCTAGTAGAACTAAACAATTCCTGCAGGAG TTGGAAATTTTAAGCCAAATTCGCCATCCACACTTGCTGATTCTTCTTGGTGCATGTCCTGATCATGCTTGCCTGGTGTATGAGTTTATGGAGAATGGTAACCTCGAGGATAGACTACTCAAGAAAAACAATACACCTCCACTTTTATGGTTTGACAGATACCGAATCGCATGGGAGGTAGCTTCGGCTCTTGTCTTCCTTCACAACTCGAAGCCAAATGCCATCGTTCATTGTGATTTAAAACCGGCAAACATCTTGCTTGACCATAACTACGTAAGTAAAATTGGAGATGTGGGCCTTGCGGCAATGATTATTGAAGATTCTTTTTCAATGTCATTGAACTACAAGGACACGGCCCTAGTGGGTACACTTGGCTATATTGATCCTGAGTACCAAAGAACCGGACAAGTATCCCCCAAGTCTGATGTCTATGCGTTAGGAATTGTTATTCTGCAATTGCTGACAGCAAAACCAGCCAAAGGCCTGGCTCATATTGTAGAAGTTGCAATGGACAAAGATCGTTTTATCGAGATATTGGATCAAGCAGCCGGTGTATGGCCCATTGAAGAAACAAAAAATTTGGCTAGAACGGCATTAAAGTGCACTGAACTTAAGGGAAGAGACCGGCCCGATTTACACGACCAAGTTTTACCAGCTTTGGAGGAACTAAAAGAAGTTGCGGAAAGAGCTCGAGAATCAGCATTACCTTCTGGGACCCCACCTCCTAACCATTTCATCTGTCCTATTCTCAAG gGGATTATGACAGACCCATGTGTTGCTGCGGATGGGTATACTTATGAAAGAGTTGCAATCGAAATGTGGCTTGAGAAGAAAAATACGTCTCCGAAAACCCACTTGTCATTGCCTCACAAAAGTCTTACACCAAATTACACCCTTCTTTCTGCTATCATGGAATGGAAATCTGGAAAACACTAA
- the LOC140862980 gene encoding U-box domain-containing protein 35-like isoform X3 encodes MEGKKFNVVEGLDRLPSLSDSVVAVALSGGRKDKYTVKWALEKFVPEQQMHFKLIHVRPKISRIPTPMGNYIPISGVRGDVAAAYRKDIESQVNAKLLPHKKLCSQKKVQAEIEQIESDDVVSAISSEIRQHMIDKLVIGVSSRPFFSRAQILSSKISGGCPSFCTVYAVSKGKLSSVRPSDSKSIKIMRDDGSNASCFTRDSLSSQTESTDQSSSAGSMSQLRSSSLPVQRFQTLNKTSLHNRILSSGIMHSMNSSLTAVDERDDFAYGSDINEVSSQISSGKSSMVGTPSWDQASTSETSAENQLNELHERHLDEENSLKRVSLKEEELTKLARQEKERYEAAKREAAFVNECAEREAAERKVAEVRASREAKEKENLENALMGSFYQYRRFTWEEVTSATSSFSDNLKLGNGAYGSVYKGSFHHITAAVKILHAKEASRTKQFLQELEILSQIRHPHLLILLGACPDHACLVYEFMENGNLEDRLLKKNNTPPLLWFDRYRIAWEVASALVFLHNSKPNAIVHCDLKPANILLDHNYVSKIGDVGLAAMIIEDSFSMSLNYKDTALVGTLGYIDPEYQRTGQVSPKSDVYALGIVILQLLTAKPAKGLAHIVEVAMDKDRFIEILDQAAGVWPIEETKNLARTALKCTELKGRDRPDLHDQVLPALEELKEVAERARESALPSGTPPPNHFICPILKGIMTDPCVAADGYTYERVAIEMWLEKKNTSPKTHLSLPHKSLTPNYTLLSAIMEWKSGKH; translated from the exons ATGGAGGGGAAAAAATTTAATGTGGTGGAAGGCTTGGACAGATTGCCATCTCTGTCAGATTCAGTTGTTGCAGTAGCTTTGAGTGGAGGTAGAAAAGACAAATATACTGTGAAATGGGCATTGGAGAAATTTGTTCCAGAACAACAGATGCACTTCAAGTTGATACATGTCCGCCCCAAGATATCGAGAATTCCAACGCCAA TGGGAAATTATATTCCTATATCTGGGGTACGAGGTGACGTTGCAGCTGCATATAGAAAGGATATAGAAAGCCAAGTGAATGCGAAGCTTCTTCCTCACAAGAAGTTATGTAGTCAGAAAAAG GTGCAAGCGGAAATTGAGCAAATTGAATCAGATGACGTTGTATCTGCAATATCTTCGGAAATTCGACAACATATGATCGATAAACTTGTGATAGGTGTTTCTTCTCGTCCATTTTTCTCAAG GGCACAAATTTTATCATCAAAAATATCAGGAGGCTGTCCATCTTTTTGCACTGTCTATGCTGTTTCTAAAGGAAAATTGTCATCGGTGCGCCCATCGGATTCAAAATCGATAAAAATCATGAGAGACGATGGTTCCAATGCAAGTTGTTTCACACGTGATTCTTTGAGCTCACAAACAG AGTCGACAGACCAAAGTTCTTCCGCGGGTTCAATGTCTCAGTTGCGTTCATCTTCACTACCAGTGCAGCGTTTTCAAACTTTGAACAAGACCTCTCTTCATAATAGAATACTTTCTAGTGGAATTATGCATTCCATGAATTCATCTCTCACTGCTGTAGATGAGAGAGATGATTTTGCCTATGGTTCAGATATTAATGAAGTATCCAGCCAAATTTCTAGCGGCAAAAGCTCAATGGTAGGCACTCCTTCATGGGATCAAGCTTCAACTTCTGAAACCTCCGCTGAGAATCAG CTTAACGAACTTCACGAACGGCATTTGGACGAAGAAAATTCACTTAAGCGAGTAAGTTTAAAAGAGGAGGAATTAACAAAGTTAGCCAGGCAGGAGAAAGAGAGATACGAAGCTGCTAAAAGAGAAGCTGCTTTTGTTAATGAATGTGCTGAAAGAGAAGCTGCAGAAAGAAAAGTGGCAGAAGTTAGAGCATCACGCGAAGCcaaagaaaaggaaaatctcGAAAATGCCTTGATGGGTTCTTTCTATCAGTACCGAAGATTTACTTGGGAAGAAGTCACATCTGCGACTTCATCATTTTCTGATAATCTTAAGCTTGGGAATGGAGCATATGGAAGTGTGTATAAAGGCAGTTTTCATCACATCACTGCGGCTGTGAAAATTCTCCATGCCAAGGAAGCTAGTAGAACTAAACAATTCCTGCAGGAG TTGGAAATTTTAAGCCAAATTCGCCATCCACACTTGCTGATTCTTCTTGGTGCATGTCCTGATCATGCTTGCCTGGTGTATGAGTTTATGGAGAATGGTAACCTCGAGGATAGACTACTCAAGAAAAACAATACACCTCCACTTTTATGGTTTGACAGATACCGAATCGCATGGGAGGTAGCTTCGGCTCTTGTCTTCCTTCACAACTCGAAGCCAAATGCCATCGTTCATTGTGATTTAAAACCGGCAAACATCTTGCTTGACCATAACTACGTAAGTAAAATTGGAGATGTGGGCCTTGCGGCAATGATTATTGAAGATTCTTTTTCAATGTCATTGAACTACAAGGACACGGCCCTAGTGGGTACACTTGGCTATATTGATCCTGAGTACCAAAGAACCGGACAAGTATCCCCCAAGTCTGATGTCTATGCGTTAGGAATTGTTATTCTGCAATTGCTGACAGCAAAACCAGCCAAAGGCCTGGCTCATATTGTAGAAGTTGCAATGGACAAAGATCGTTTTATCGAGATATTGGATCAAGCAGCCGGTGTATGGCCCATTGAAGAAACAAAAAATTTGGCTAGAACGGCATTAAAGTGCACTGAACTTAAGGGAAGAGACCGGCCCGATTTACACGACCAAGTTTTACCAGCTTTGGAGGAACTAAAAGAAGTTGCGGAAAGAGCTCGAGAATCAGCATTACCTTCTGGGACCCCACCTCCTAACCATTTCATCTGTCCTATTCTCAAG gGGATTATGACAGACCCATGTGTTGCTGCGGATGGGTATACTTATGAAAGAGTTGCAATCGAAATGTGGCTTGAGAAGAAAAATACGTCTCCGAAAACCCACTTGTCATTGCCTCACAAAAGTCTTACACCAAATTACACCCTTCTTTCTGCTATCATGGAATGGAAATCTGGAAAACACTAA
- the LOC140862980 gene encoding U-box domain-containing protein 35-like isoform X1, translating into MEGKKFNVVEGLDRLPSLSDSVVAVALSGGRKDKYTVKWALEKFVPEQQMHFKLIHVRPKISRIPTPMGNYIPISGVRGDVAAAYRKDIESQVNAKLLPHKKLCSQKKVQAEIEQIESDDVVSAISSEIRQHMIDKLVIGVSSRPFFSRAQILSSKISGGCPSFCTVYAVSKGKLSSVRPSDSKSIKIMRDDGSNASCFTRDSLSSQTESTDQSSSAGSMSQLRSSSLPVQRFQTLNKTSLHNRILSSGIMHSMNSSLTAVDERDDFAYGSDINEVSSQISSGKSSMVGTPSWDQASTSETSAENQANINFELEKLRIELRHVRGMYAMAQGESIEASRKLNELHERHLDEENSLKRVSLKEEELTKLARQEKERYEAAKREAAFVNECAEREAAERKVAEVRASREAKEKENLENALMGSFYQYRRFTWEEVTSATSSFSDNLKLGNGAYGSVYKGSFHHITAAVKILHAKEASRTKQFLQELEILSQIRHPHLLILLGACPDHACLVYEFMENGNLEDRLLKKNNTPPLLWFDRYRIAWEVASALVFLHNSKPNAIVHCDLKPANILLDHNYVSKIGDVGLAAMIIEDSFSMSLNYKDTALVGTLGYIDPEYQRTGQVSPKSDVYALGIVILQLLTAKPAKGLAHIVEVAMDKDRFIEILDQAAGVWPIEETKNLARTALKCTELKGRDRPDLHDQVLPALEELKEVAERARESALPSGTPPPNHFICPILKGIMTDPCVAADGYTYERVAIEMWLEKKNTSPKTHLSLPHKSLTPNYTLLSAIMEWKSGKH; encoded by the exons ATGGAGGGGAAAAAATTTAATGTGGTGGAAGGCTTGGACAGATTGCCATCTCTGTCAGATTCAGTTGTTGCAGTAGCTTTGAGTGGAGGTAGAAAAGACAAATATACTGTGAAATGGGCATTGGAGAAATTTGTTCCAGAACAACAGATGCACTTCAAGTTGATACATGTCCGCCCCAAGATATCGAGAATTCCAACGCCAA TGGGAAATTATATTCCTATATCTGGGGTACGAGGTGACGTTGCAGCTGCATATAGAAAGGATATAGAAAGCCAAGTGAATGCGAAGCTTCTTCCTCACAAGAAGTTATGTAGTCAGAAAAAG GTGCAAGCGGAAATTGAGCAAATTGAATCAGATGACGTTGTATCTGCAATATCTTCGGAAATTCGACAACATATGATCGATAAACTTGTGATAGGTGTTTCTTCTCGTCCATTTTTCTCAAG GGCACAAATTTTATCATCAAAAATATCAGGAGGCTGTCCATCTTTTTGCACTGTCTATGCTGTTTCTAAAGGAAAATTGTCATCGGTGCGCCCATCGGATTCAAAATCGATAAAAATCATGAGAGACGATGGTTCCAATGCAAGTTGTTTCACACGTGATTCTTTGAGCTCACAAACAG AGTCGACAGACCAAAGTTCTTCCGCGGGTTCAATGTCTCAGTTGCGTTCATCTTCACTACCAGTGCAGCGTTTTCAAACTTTGAACAAGACCTCTCTTCATAATAGAATACTTTCTAGTGGAATTATGCATTCCATGAATTCATCTCTCACTGCTGTAGATGAGAGAGATGATTTTGCCTATGGTTCAGATATTAATGAAGTATCCAGCCAAATTTCTAGCGGCAAAAGCTCAATGGTAGGCACTCCTTCATGGGATCAAGCTTCAACTTCTGAAACCTCCGCTGAGAATCAG GCCAACATCAATTTTGAGCTAGAAAAATTGAGAATTGAGCTCCGCCATGTCAGAGGAATGTATGCAATGGCCCAGGGCGAATCGATTGAGGCATCTAGGAAg CTTAACGAACTTCACGAACGGCATTTGGACGAAGAAAATTCACTTAAGCGAGTAAGTTTAAAAGAGGAGGAATTAACAAAGTTAGCCAGGCAGGAGAAAGAGAGATACGAAGCTGCTAAAAGAGAAGCTGCTTTTGTTAATGAATGTGCTGAAAGAGAAGCTGCAGAAAGAAAAGTGGCAGAAGTTAGAGCATCACGCGAAGCcaaagaaaaggaaaatctcGAAAATGCCTTGATGGGTTCTTTCTATCAGTACCGAAGATTTACTTGGGAAGAAGTCACATCTGCGACTTCATCATTTTCTGATAATCTTAAGCTTGGGAATGGAGCATATGGAAGTGTGTATAAAGGCAGTTTTCATCACATCACTGCGGCTGTGAAAATTCTCCATGCCAAGGAAGCTAGTAGAACTAAACAATTCCTGCAGGAG TTGGAAATTTTAAGCCAAATTCGCCATCCACACTTGCTGATTCTTCTTGGTGCATGTCCTGATCATGCTTGCCTGGTGTATGAGTTTATGGAGAATGGTAACCTCGAGGATAGACTACTCAAGAAAAACAATACACCTCCACTTTTATGGTTTGACAGATACCGAATCGCATGGGAGGTAGCTTCGGCTCTTGTCTTCCTTCACAACTCGAAGCCAAATGCCATCGTTCATTGTGATTTAAAACCGGCAAACATCTTGCTTGACCATAACTACGTAAGTAAAATTGGAGATGTGGGCCTTGCGGCAATGATTATTGAAGATTCTTTTTCAATGTCATTGAACTACAAGGACACGGCCCTAGTGGGTACACTTGGCTATATTGATCCTGAGTACCAAAGAACCGGACAAGTATCCCCCAAGTCTGATGTCTATGCGTTAGGAATTGTTATTCTGCAATTGCTGACAGCAAAACCAGCCAAAGGCCTGGCTCATATTGTAGAAGTTGCAATGGACAAAGATCGTTTTATCGAGATATTGGATCAAGCAGCCGGTGTATGGCCCATTGAAGAAACAAAAAATTTGGCTAGAACGGCATTAAAGTGCACTGAACTTAAGGGAAGAGACCGGCCCGATTTACACGACCAAGTTTTACCAGCTTTGGAGGAACTAAAAGAAGTTGCGGAAAGAGCTCGAGAATCAGCATTACCTTCTGGGACCCCACCTCCTAACCATTTCATCTGTCCTATTCTCAAG gGGATTATGACAGACCCATGTGTTGCTGCGGATGGGTATACTTATGAAAGAGTTGCAATCGAAATGTGGCTTGAGAAGAAAAATACGTCTCCGAAAACCCACTTGTCATTGCCTCACAAAAGTCTTACACCAAATTACACCCTTCTTTCTGCTATCATGGAATGGAAATCTGGAAAACACTAA